A genomic stretch from Halichoerus grypus chromosome 7, mHalGry1.hap1.1, whole genome shotgun sequence includes:
- the NCSTN gene encoding nicastrin produces the protein MATAGGSPAADPGSRRLLRLVSFCVLLAGFCRGNSVERKIYISLNKTAPCVRLLNATHQIGCQSSVSGDTGVIHVVEKEEDLQWVLTDGPNPPYVVLLEGTLFTRNLMEKLKGRTSRIAGLAVSLAKPSPTSGFSPSVQCPNDGFGIYSNSYGPEFAHCREIQWNPLGDGLAYEDFSFPIFLLEDENETKVIKQCYRDHNLSPNGSAPAFPLCAMQLFSHMHAVISTVTCMRRSSIQSTFSINPEIVCDPLSDYNVWSMLKPINISGTLEPDDKVVVAATRLDSRSFFWNVAPGAESAVASFVTQLAAAEALQKAPDVATLPRNVMFVFFQGETFDYIGSSRMVYDMETGRFPVQLENIESFVELGQVALRNSLELWMHTDPMSQKNASVQHQVEALLSTLERSGAGVPAVALRRLNQSQPLPPSSLQRFLRARNISGVVLADHSTVFHNHYYQSVYDTAENINVSYPEWQSPEEDLNFVTDAAKALAAVATVLGRALYQLAGGTNFSDTIQADAHTVTRLLYGFLVRANNSWFQSILRQDLRSYLGDGPLQHYIAVSSPTNTTYVVQYALANLTGQLVDLTREQCQDPSKVPTENKDLYEYVWVQGPLNSSETDRLPRCVRSTARLARALSPAFELRQWGSTEYSTWTESRWKDIRARIFLIASRELEFITLTVGFGTLVFSLVVTYCINAKADVLFIAPREPGAVSY, from the exons ATGGCCACGGCTGGGGGCAGCCCTGCGGCCGATCCGGGGAGTCGGAGACTTCTTCGCCTTGTGTCTTTCTGCGTCCTGCTGGCAG GTTTCTGCAGGGGAAATTCAGTGGAGAGGAAGATCTACATCTCCTTAAATAAAACAGCTCCTTGTGTCCGTCTGCTCAATGCCACTCATCAGATTGGCTGCCAGT CTTCCGTCAGTGGGGACACAGGGGTCATCCACGtagtggagaaggaagaggaccTGCAGTGGGTGTTGACTGACGGCCCCAACCCCCCTTATGTGGTTCTGCTGGAGGGCACGCTCTTCACCAG GAATCTGATGGAGAAGCTGAAGGGGAGAACCAGCCGCATTGCTGGTCTGGCCGTGTCCTTGGCCAAgcccagccccacatcaggcttctctCCTAGTGTGCAGTGTCCCAATGATGGGTTTG GCATCTACTCCAACTCCTACGGGCCAGAATTTGCTCACTGCAGAGAAATCCAGTGGAACCCCCTGGGTGATGGCTTGGCTTATGAagacttcagtttccccatcttccttcttgaagatgaaaatgaaaccaaGGTCATCAAGCAG TGCTACCGCGATCACAACCTGAGTCCGAACGGCTCAGCGCCTGCCTTCCCGCTGTGCGCCATGCAGCTCTTCTCCCACATGCATGCCGTCATCAGCACCGTCACCTGCATGCGGCGCAGCTCCATCCAGAGCACCTTTAGCATCAACCCAG AAATCGTCTGTGACCCCCTGTCCGACTACAACGTATGGAGCATGCTTAAGCCTATAAATATATCTGGAACATTAGAGCCTGACGACAAGGTTGTGGTTGCTGCGACCCGG CTGGACAGTCGTTCCTTTTTCTGGAATGTGGCCCCAGGGGCTGAAAGTGCTGTGGCCTCCTTCGTCACCCAGCTGGCTGCTGCTGAAGCTTTGCAGAAGGCCCCTGATGTGGCCACCCTTCCCCGCAATGTCATGTTCGTCTTCTTCCAAGGG GAGACTTTTGACTACATCGGCAGCTCAAGAATGGTCTACGACATGGAGACGGGCAGGTTCCCTGTGCAGTTAGAGAACATTGAGTCGTTCGTGGAACTGGGACAG GTGGCCTTAAGGAATTCACTAGAGCTTTGGATGCACACAGACCCCATGTCTCAGAAAAATGCATCCGTACAGCATCAG GTGGAGGCCCTGCTGAGCACGCTGGAGAGGAGCGGCGCCGGCGTCCCTGCTGTGGCCCTCCGGAGGCTGAACCAGTCCCAGCCCCTCCCGCCGTCTTCCCTGCAGCGCTTTCTTCGGGCTCGGAACATCTCCGGCGTTGTTCTCGCGGACCACTCCACTGTCTTCCATAACCA CTACTACCAGAGCGTGTACGACACTGCGGAGAACATTAACGTCAGCTACCCTGAGTGGCAGAGCCCTGAGGAGGACCTGAACTTCGTGACCGACGCTGCCAAG GCCCTGGCAGCTGTGGCCACGGTGCTGGGACGTGCACTGTACCAGCTCGCGGGAGGAACCAACTTCAGCGACACCATCCAGGCCGATGCCCACACG GTCACCCGCCTGCTCTATGGGTTCCTGGTCAGAGCCAACAACTCCTGGTTCCAGTCTATCCTCAGGCAGGACCTAAGGTCCTACTTGG GTGACGGGCCCCTTCAGCATTACATCGCTGTCTCCAGCCCCACCAACACCACTTACGTGGTACAGTACGCCTTGGCAAATCTGACCGGCCAGCTAGTCGACCTTACCCGAGAGCAGTGCCAGGATCCAAGTAAAGTCCCCACTGAAAACAAGGAT CTGTATGAGTACGTGTGGGTCCAGGGCCCTCTGAATTCCAGCGAGACGGACCGGCTGCCGCGCTGTGTGCGTTCCACGGCGCGACTGGCCCGGGCCCTGTCCCCCGCCTTTGAACTGAGGCAGTGGGGCTCTACTGAGTACTCCACGTGGACTGAGAGCCGCTGGAAAGACATCCGAGCCCGCATATTTCTGATAGCCAGCAGAGAGCTGGAG TTCATCACCCTGACGGTGGGCTTCGGCACCCTCGTCTTCTCTCTCGTCGTCACCTACTGCATCAACGCCAAGGCCGACGTCCTCTTCATTGCCCCCCGGGAGCCGGGAGCCGTGTCTTACTGA